From Anopheles arabiensis isolate DONGOLA chromosome 3, AaraD3, whole genome shotgun sequence, a single genomic window includes:
- the LOC120902892 gene encoding engulfment and cell motility protein 1, with protein sequence MLPKHSKMPAIKDSHIVKIAVEYVDNTPQMYPQLIEFDQRQPLGAIIQNLCSSWGIPDAESYALQFDGINYVTEKNRNEVKNGTVLKLRFSPSKTTNDILEKLRSGTEDEKVAELKELQVLSADNTFALEFIKEQGLRLIIALIEDGQCEERILELALCSFVQLMEHGTISWDILEPSFIMRNVAFINGSSKPEIIQSALSILENIVQSSNKYALVEKEITLETLLKLLRDATRTQVQQNAIALLNALFIKADDGKRRMLAATLGSKQYRSVINSVITPTMGAEMAHQLYVLQTLTLGLLEQRMKTAMDAQEKIKELRRIAFEADGIEPMPDVTARRQHGSSYSSHYKKLGFKCDINPAQDFFETPPGTLALDCMIYFARNYTQSYTKVVHENSCRADEHECPFGRTSIELVKVLCDIFRIGESPSEQGQEFYPMFFTHDHPFEEFFCICIVVLNKTWKDMRATTEDFVKVFSVVREQIVRSIVGRPASLEDFKAKIHTFTYNTITTLRQQERTSREECESTASAIVSLKKKITPEIRALIKEQRLGYLIVGTRFCKYSGGKRERDKYWYVRLSPNHKVIHYGDCDEKTVPTLEELSNKLPVIDIRQMLVGKECPHMKEMRSKKASTPLGFSLVPESSEQPTLDFIAPDEATFNYWTDGINALLGQPMTSKQQEEDFETLLSMEIKLRLLDTEGVDISKDPPAIPPEPENYDFCFDS encoded by the coding sequence ATGTTACCGAAACACAGCAAAATGCCAGCAATTAAGGACAGCCACATCGTGAAGATTGCGGTCGAGTATGTGGACAACACGCCCCAGATGTACCCGCAGCTGATCGAGTTCGACCAGCGGCAACCGCTCGGTGCCATCATCCAGAACCTGTGCAGCTCCTGGGGCATACCGGACGCGGAAAGCTACGCCCTGCAGTTCGACGGCATCAACTACGTGACGGAGAAGAACCGGAACGAGGTGAAGAATGGGACGGTGCTGAAGTTGCGCTTTTCGCCCTCGAAGACGACGAACGACATACTGGAGAAGCTGCGCAGCGGAACGGAGGACGAGAAGGTGGCCGAGCTGAAGGAGCTGCAGGTGCTGAGCGCGGACAACACGTTTGCGCTCGAGTTTATCAAGGAGCAGGGCCTGCGGTTAATCATTGCGCTGATCGAGGACGGGCAGTGCGAGGAGCGCATACTCGAGCTGGCGCTCTGCTCGTTCGTGCAGCTGATGGAGCACGGTACCATCTCGTGGGACATACTGGAACCGTCGTTCATCATGCGGAACGTGGCGTTCATCAATGGGTCCTCGAAGCCGGAAATTATCCAGTCGGCCCTGTCCATCCTGGAGAACATTGTGCAGAGCAGCAACAAGTACGCACTGGTCGAGAAGGAAATTACGCTCGAGacgctgctgaagctgctgcgcGACGCAACGCGTACGCAGGTGCAGCAGAACGCAATCGCGCTGCTGAACGCGCTCTTCATTAAGGCGGACGACGGCAAGCGGCGTATGCTGGCGGCGACACTCGGCTCGAAACAGTACCGCAGCGTGATCAACAGCGTCATCACACCGACGATGGGCGCCGAGATGGCCCACCAGCTGTACGTGCTGCAAACGCTTACGCTGGGTCTGCTGGAGCAGCGCATGAAGACGGCAATGGACGCGCAGGAAAAGATCAAGGAACTGCGGCGGATAGCGTTCGAGGCGGACGGGATCGAACCGATGCCGGACGTGACGGCCCGCCGGCAGCACGGTTCCTCCTACTCGAGCCACTACAAAAAGCTCGGCTTCAAGTGTGACATCAATCCGGCGCAGGACTTTTTCGAAACGCCGCCCGGCACGCTCGCCCTCGACTGTATGATCTACTTTGCGCGCAACTACACGCAAAGCTACACGAAGGTGGTGCACGAGAACAGCTGCCGGGCGGACGAGCACGAGTGCCCGTTCGGGCGCACCAGCATCGAGCTGGTGAAGGTGCTGTGCGACATCTTCCGGATCGGCGAATCGCCCTCCGAGCAGGGGCAGGAGTTTTACCCGATGTTCTTCACCCACGACCACCCGTTCGAGGAGTTTTTCTGCATCTGCATCGTGGTGTTGAACAAAACGTGGAAGGATATGCGCGCCACGACGGAGGACTTTGTGAAGGTGTTCTCGGTGGTGCGGGAACAGATCGTGCGCAGCATCGTTGGGCGGCCGGCAAGCCTGGAGGACTTCAAGGCGAAGATACACACGTTCACCTACAACACCATCACGACGCTGCGCCAGCAGGAGCGAACGTCGCGCGAGGAGTGCGAATCGACCGCATCGGCCATTGTGAGCTTAAAGAAGAAAATTACCCCCGAGATCAGGGCGCTTATTAAGGAGCAGCGGCTCGGCTACCTGATCGTGGGCACACGGTTCTGCAAGTACTCGGGCGGCAAGCGCGAGCGGGACAAGTACTGGTACGTGCGGCTGTCCCCCAACCACAAGGTCATTCACTACGGCGACTGTGACGAGAAGACGGTGCCGACGCTGGAGGAGCTGTCGAACAAACTGCCGGTGATCGACATCCGCCAGATGCTGGTCGGCAAGGAGTGCCCGCACATGAAGGAGATGCGGTCGAAGAAAGCGTCCACGCCGCTCGGGTTTTCGCTCGTGCCGGAAAGCAGCGAGCAGCCGACGCTTGACTTTATTGCACCGGACGAGGCCACGTTCAACTACTGGACCGATGGTATCAATGCGCTGCTCGGGCAGCCGATGACGAGCAAGCAGCAGGAGGAAGACTTCGAGACGCTGCTGTCGATGGAGATCAAGCTGCGGCTGCTCGACACGGAGGGGGTGGACATTTCCAAGGATCCACCGGCCATTCCACCGGAGCCGGAAAATTACGACTTTTGCTTCGACAGCTAA
- the LOC120899753 gene encoding apoptotic chromatin condensation inducer in the nucleus-like isoform X1 has translation MRRKASGGVSTPEKSTPRRSTRGRVRRSPSKSPEPEPDTDEYAATTSAQDEEKNSSSEEETTSRKGVGRGRSVRGRSTPSRRKKEETPPARTRRNSRRDKESQEKTIVAEQVEENGAEMQTEQTVQREEQKEKEQPQEVVDSGASEEVMEPIPEETPEELHETDATTAEQNVAPDEQDTGSETATASARVDDRAQKERSERSPPARQDSEPESKAPAAASVEKVSHTNGDEEEEEEEEVKEANRDTERQKTVEPEDARDDSKPVVNNRSRTRQESDSNESVPEEEQRAEEDEEEDEKMEEKADSRPAKRGEREVQPEEPSGGAEESMDAATSGTEEEAKEASSRRDSHDAVESNRKQRNDSETARDRRSPAKAKHDSPPSKEDANEEELEAGEIKDTDQQGTAEQQQQQQQCPKEEGAALEAPKIRPLQRKRRWLSSKSADAKPAVITISTDSLKNIISDVKPVPLADVKLDSSSEPEGADDAPSADENEKDRVKRKVREVNEPVTQQQPQQQPQQLAPLPQRRRPSAEKENIATDEAADVETNNGDGAGVKQKPVGEKIALTRKISIVSDDGSTVSTKAPVVRPPSPAKHLTSNILYITNLVRPFTVLQLKGLLARTGKIVENGFWIDKIKSKCYVKYETEDEATETRHALHGIRWPVSNPKCLVVDFGSEEAMDKAILSTLEDGALRATVEGAKDGKEFGWSRDAVKKEETVRRVREWDLGKKDAFDPERDVRGGRDAAGLADKDKLGADRAGRERGREIEEEHRDGRGNRLDGPPGDRSLDRGKRSAEREFGRERRRSTSVSPARKFKKKENEPPIRLLDDLFRKTKTTPCIYWLPLTTEQIAIKEEQRRKNMAEHLRRVEEQRKQEEERDRERKRERERRDRERERERERDRERERYREPDRDRDRRRSRSRERSRDDGGRRRHR, from the exons ATGCGCCGTAAAGCAAGTGGCGGTGTGAGCACACCGGAAAAATCTACCCCACGCCGTTCGACCCGGGGCCGGGTCCGTCGGTCGCCGTCGAAAAGTCCCGAACCGGAGCCGGACACGGACGAGTACGCCGCCACGACCAGTGCGCAGGATGAGGAGAAAAACAGTAGCTCCGAGGAGGAAACGACCAGCCGGAAGGGTGTTGGCCGGGGGCGCAGTGTACGCGGCCGCAGCACCCCTTCCCGGCGCAAGAAGGAAGAGACACCGCCGGCCCGCACCCGTCGCAACAGTCGGCGGGACAAAGAGTCGCAGGAGAAGACGATTGTTGCGGAGCAGGTAGAGGAAAATGGTGCCGAAATGCAAACAGAGCAAACTGTTCAGCGCGAGGAGCAGAAGGAGAAGGAACAACCGCAAGAGGTGGTTGATTCCGGTGCGTCCGAAGAGGTgatggaaccgattccggaagaAACGCCGGAAGAGCTGCATGAAACTGACGCGACCACGGCTGAACAGAATGTGGCCCCAGACGAGCAAGACACCGGAAGCGAGACAGCGACGGCATCCGCACGCGTCGATGATAGAGCGCAGAAGGAAAGGAGCGAGCGAAGCCCTCCGGCCAGGCAGGATTCGGAGCCAGAGTCGAAGGCACCAGCGGCTGCCAGCGTAGAAAAGGTAAGTCATACAAATGGTgatgaggaagaggaggaagaagaagaagtgaagGAAGCAAATAGAGACACCGAGAGACAGAAGACGGTGGAGCCGGAAGATGCACGAGATGATAGCAAACCGGTCGTTAACAATCGTTCTCGAACAAGGCAAGAAAGCGATTCCAACGAAAGTGTCCCGGAAGAAGAGCAAAGAGCagaggaggatgaggaggaggatgaaaaGATGGAGGAGAAAGCGGACTCAAGGCCGGCGAAAAGGGGCGAACGAGAGGTGCAACCGGAGGAACCGTCCGGTGGGGCGGAAGAATCGATGGATGCGGCCACCTCAGGCACGGAGGAGGAAGCGAAAGAGGCTTCGTCGCGTCGCGACTCGCATGATGCTGTAGAGTCGAATCGCAAGCAGAGAAACGATTCAGAAACGGCACGCGATCGTCGATCGCCCGCTAAAGCGAAACACGATTCGCCGCCCAGCAAAGAAGACGCGAACGAAGAGGAGCTGGAAGCGGGTGAAATAAAGGACACCGACCAGCAAGGTACggcggaacagcagcagcaacagcagcagtgcccCAAGGAGGAGGGTGCGGCACTGGAGGCGCCAAAGATTCGCCCGCTGCAGCGCAAACGTCGCTGGCTGTCGTCGAAGAGTGCCGACGCGAAACCGGCCGTCATTACCATCTCGACGGACTCGCTGAAGAACATCATTTCCGACGTGAAGCCCGTCCCGCTGGCGGACGTGAAGCTGGACTCGTCGTCCGAGCCGGAGGGTGCCGACGATGCGCCGAGCGCGGACGAGAACGAAAAGGACCGTGTCAAGCGCAAGGTGCGCGAGGTGAACGAACCGGTcacgcagcagcaaccgcagcagcagccgcagcagctcgCACCGTTGCCACAGCGACGCCGGCCATCGGCGGAGAAGGAAAACATCGCCACCGACGAGGCGGCGGACGTTGAGACGAACAATGGTGACGGAGCGGGGGTGAAGCAGAAGCCGGTCGGCGAAAAGATTGCCCTCACGCGCAAGATCAGCATCGTGAGCGATGATGGTAGCACGGTCAGCACAAAGGCACCGGTCGTGCGGCCCCCCAGCCCGGCCAAGCATCTGACGAGCAATATCCTGTACATTACGAACCTGGTGCGCCCGTTCACGGTGCTGCAGCTGAAGGGGCTGCTGGCACGGACTGGCAAGATCGTGGAGAATGGGTTCTGGATCGACAAGATCAAATCCAAGTGCTACGTCAAGTACGAAACGGAAGA CGAAGCTACGGAAACACGTCACGCACTGCACGGCATCCGTTGGCCAGTGTCGAATCCGAAATGTTTGGTGGTGGATTTCGGCAGCGAGGAGGCAATGGACAAGGCGATACTTTCCACGCTGGAAGATGGTGCGCTTCGTGCGACGGTCGAGGGGGCGAAGGATGGGAAAGAGTTTGGCTGGTCGCGTGATGCAGTCAAAAAGGAGGAG ACGGTACGTCGCGTACGCGAGTGGGATCTCGGCAAGAAGGATGCGTTTGATCCGGAGCGAGATGTCAGAGGAGGGCGCGACGCGGCAGGACTGGCCGACAAGGACAAGCTGGGTGCCGATAGGGCCGGGCGTGAACGTGGGCGTGAGATCGAGGAAGAGCACCGTGATGGACGTGGAAACCGGCTCGACGGACCACCTGGTGACCGTAGTTTAGATCGGGGCAAACGTTCCGCGGAACGTGAGTTTGGACGAGAGAGACGGCGCAGCACCAGCGTATCACCAG CGAGAAAGTtcaagaagaaggaaaacgaACCACCGATCAGGCTGCTCGATGATTTGTTccgaaaaacgaaaaccacACCGTGCATATACTGGTTGCCGCTCACAACGGAACAG ATCGCCATCAAGGAGGAGCAGCGGCGCAAGAACATGGCCGAACATTTGCGCCGCGTCGAGGAGCAGCGCAAGCAGGAGGAAGAGCGTGACCGCGAGCGGAAGCGCGAACGGGAGCGGCGCGACCGCGAACGTGAGCGCGAGCGCGAGCGGGACCGTGAGCGCGAACGCTACCGCGAGCCCGATCGTGACCGCGATCGCCGTCGGTCGCGCTCCCGCGAACGCAGCCGCGACGATGGTGGCCGTCGCCGGCACAGATAA
- the LOC120899753 gene encoding apoptotic chromatin condensation inducer in the nucleus-like isoform X2, whose amino-acid sequence MEEKADSRPAKRGEREVQPEEPSGGAEESMDAATSGTEEEAKEASSRRDSHDAVESNRKQRNDSETARDRRSPAKAKHDSPPSKEDANEEELEAGEIKDTDQQGTAEQQQQQQQCPKEEGAALEAPKIRPLQRKRRWLSSKSADAKPAVITISTDSLKNIISDVKPVPLADVKLDSSSEPEGADDAPSADENEKDRVKRKVREVNEPVTQQQPQQQPQQLAPLPQRRRPSAEKENIATDEAADVETNNGDGAGVKQKPVGEKIALTRKISIVSDDGSTVSTKAPVVRPPSPAKHLTSNILYITNLVRPFTVLQLKGLLARTGKIVENGFWIDKIKSKCYVKYETEDEATETRHALHGIRWPVSNPKCLVVDFGSEEAMDKAILSTLEDGALRATVEGAKDGKEFGWSRDAVKKEETVRRVREWDLGKKDAFDPERDVRGGRDAAGLADKDKLGADRAGRERGREIEEEHRDGRGNRLDGPPGDRSLDRGKRSAEREFGRERRRSTSVSPARKFKKKENEPPIRLLDDLFRKTKTTPCIYWLPLTTEQIAIKEEQRRKNMAEHLRRVEEQRKQEEERDRERKRERERRDRERERERERDRERERYREPDRDRDRRRSRSRERSRDDGGRRRHR is encoded by the exons ATGGAGGAGAAAGCGGACTCAAGGCCGGCGAAAAGGGGCGAACGAGAGGTGCAACCGGAGGAACCGTCCGGTGGGGCGGAAGAATCGATGGATGCGGCCACCTCAGGCACGGAGGAGGAAGCGAAAGAGGCTTCGTCGCGTCGCGACTCGCATGATGCTGTAGAGTCGAATCGCAAGCAGAGAAACGATTCAGAAACGGCACGCGATCGTCGATCGCCCGCTAAAGCGAAACACGATTCGCCGCCCAGCAAAGAAGACGCGAACGAAGAGGAGCTGGAAGCGGGTGAAATAAAGGACACCGACCAGCAAGGTACggcggaacagcagcagcaacagcagcagtgcccCAAGGAGGAGGGTGCGGCACTGGAGGCGCCAAAGATTCGCCCGCTGCAGCGCAAACGTCGCTGGCTGTCGTCGAAGAGTGCCGACGCGAAACCGGCCGTCATTACCATCTCGACGGACTCGCTGAAGAACATCATTTCCGACGTGAAGCCCGTCCCGCTGGCGGACGTGAAGCTGGACTCGTCGTCCGAGCCGGAGGGTGCCGACGATGCGCCGAGCGCGGACGAGAACGAAAAGGACCGTGTCAAGCGCAAGGTGCGCGAGGTGAACGAACCGGTcacgcagcagcaaccgcagcagcagccgcagcagctcgCACCGTTGCCACAGCGACGCCGGCCATCGGCGGAGAAGGAAAACATCGCCACCGACGAGGCGGCGGACGTTGAGACGAACAATGGTGACGGAGCGGGGGTGAAGCAGAAGCCGGTCGGCGAAAAGATTGCCCTCACGCGCAAGATCAGCATCGTGAGCGATGATGGTAGCACGGTCAGCACAAAGGCACCGGTCGTGCGGCCCCCCAGCCCGGCCAAGCATCTGACGAGCAATATCCTGTACATTACGAACCTGGTGCGCCCGTTCACGGTGCTGCAGCTGAAGGGGCTGCTGGCACGGACTGGCAAGATCGTGGAGAATGGGTTCTGGATCGACAAGATCAAATCCAAGTGCTACGTCAAGTACGAAACGGAAGA CGAAGCTACGGAAACACGTCACGCACTGCACGGCATCCGTTGGCCAGTGTCGAATCCGAAATGTTTGGTGGTGGATTTCGGCAGCGAGGAGGCAATGGACAAGGCGATACTTTCCACGCTGGAAGATGGTGCGCTTCGTGCGACGGTCGAGGGGGCGAAGGATGGGAAAGAGTTTGGCTGGTCGCGTGATGCAGTCAAAAAGGAGGAG ACGGTACGTCGCGTACGCGAGTGGGATCTCGGCAAGAAGGATGCGTTTGATCCGGAGCGAGATGTCAGAGGAGGGCGCGACGCGGCAGGACTGGCCGACAAGGACAAGCTGGGTGCCGATAGGGCCGGGCGTGAACGTGGGCGTGAGATCGAGGAAGAGCACCGTGATGGACGTGGAAACCGGCTCGACGGACCACCTGGTGACCGTAGTTTAGATCGGGGCAAACGTTCCGCGGAACGTGAGTTTGGACGAGAGAGACGGCGCAGCACCAGCGTATCACCAG CGAGAAAGTtcaagaagaaggaaaacgaACCACCGATCAGGCTGCTCGATGATTTGTTccgaaaaacgaaaaccacACCGTGCATATACTGGTTGCCGCTCACAACGGAACAG ATCGCCATCAAGGAGGAGCAGCGGCGCAAGAACATGGCCGAACATTTGCGCCGCGTCGAGGAGCAGCGCAAGCAGGAGGAAGAGCGTGACCGCGAGCGGAAGCGCGAACGGGAGCGGCGCGACCGCGAACGTGAGCGCGAGCGCGAGCGGGACCGTGAGCGCGAACGCTACCGCGAGCCCGATCGTGACCGCGATCGCCGTCGGTCGCGCTCCCGCGAACGCAGCCGCGACGATGGTGGCCGTCGCCGGCACAGATAA